A stretch of Crossiella cryophila DNA encodes these proteins:
- a CDS encoding MFS transporter, with translation MSALANPVFRRLFAAQVLALLGTGLATVALGLLAHRLAGAEAGTVLGVLLAIKMTAYVLVAPVVTAVAARVPTRAFLVSMDVLRAVVAGVLPLVDALWQVYALVVLLQVAAAAFTPTYQATVPAVLTDERDYTQALSLSRLAFELEALLAPVLAAGLLLMVAPTQLFFGTALGFLASALLVAGSVLPRREIRRGRAGGLRTFLGTPALRALLGLNLAAAAGGALVLVQTVVLVREHFGGPAVAVAVALGCYGAGSVLAALVLPRALRAVPDRAVLLGGGAVLAGTLGLGALWFALAPGLTALLVLWAVLGAGGAVVQTPVGRLVRRSGSPDGWAGLFAAQFTLSHAAWLVTYLVAGLLGPGPLTFAVLGGLAGLGVLFAVRTWPPARQHYCGGHHGRLLAKPRPRRVPDPGQRVVRGQ, from the coding sequence ATGAGCGCACTGGCGAACCCGGTCTTCCGCCGGTTGTTCGCCGCGCAGGTGCTGGCGTTACTGGGCACCGGGCTGGCCACGGTGGCACTCGGTCTGCTGGCCCACCGGCTGGCCGGGGCCGAGGCCGGCACCGTGCTCGGGGTGTTGCTGGCGATCAAGATGACGGCGTACGTGCTGGTCGCGCCGGTGGTCACCGCGGTGGCGGCGCGGGTGCCCACGCGGGCGTTCCTGGTGTCGATGGATGTGCTGCGTGCGGTGGTGGCCGGGGTGCTGCCGCTGGTGGACGCGCTGTGGCAGGTCTACGCGCTGGTGGTGCTGTTGCAGGTGGCTGCGGCCGCGTTCACCCCGACCTACCAGGCCACCGTGCCCGCGGTGCTCACCGATGAGCGGGACTACACCCAGGCGTTGTCGTTGTCCCGCTTGGCTTTCGAGCTGGAGGCACTGCTGGCGCCGGTGCTGGCGGCCGGGTTGCTGCTGATGGTCGCGCCGACGCAGTTGTTCTTCGGCACCGCGCTGGGATTCCTGGCCTCCGCGCTGCTGGTGGCCGGGAGTGTGTTGCCGCGCAGGGAGATCCGCCGTGGCCGAGCGGGTGGTCTGCGGACTTTCCTTGGCACACCGGCACTCCGGGCGTTGCTGGGACTGAACCTGGCCGCCGCGGCCGGTGGCGCGCTGGTGCTGGTGCAGACCGTGGTGCTGGTGCGGGAGCACTTCGGCGGGCCCGCGGTGGCGGTCGCGGTGGCACTGGGTTGCTACGGGGCCGGGTCGGTGCTGGCCGCGCTGGTGCTGCCGAGGGCGCTGCGTGCGGTGCCGGACCGGGCGGTGCTGCTGGGCGGCGGTGCGGTGCTGGCCGGAACGCTCGGACTGGGCGCGCTGTGGTTCGCGCTCGCGCCGGGGCTGACCGCGTTGCTGGTGCTGTGGGCGGTGCTCGGCGCGGGCGGGGCGGTGGTGCAGACGCCGGTGGGGCGGCTGGTGCGGCGGTCCGGGTCGCCGGACGGGTGGGCCGGGCTTTTCGCCGCCCAGTTCACCCTCTCGCACGCGGCCTGGCTGGTGACCTACCTGGTCGCCGGGCTGCTCGGCCCAGGGCCGCTGACCTTCGCCGTGCTCGGTGGCCTGGCCGGGCTGGGCGTGTTGTTCGCGGTGCGCACCTGGCCACCGGCGCGACAGCACTACTGTGGTGGCCACCATGGACGGTTACTGGCTAAACCTCGCCCTCGTCGCGTTCCTGATCCTGGTCAACGCGTTGTTCGCGGGCAGTGA
- a CDS encoding hemolysin family protein, whose product MDGYWLNLALVAFLILVNALFAGSEIALISLREGQLRQLERRGGRTARVLIRLTRDPNRFLAAIQLAITLSGALASATAAVTLAQPLVPALSFAGEAAGPLAVALVTLVLTFFTLVFGELAPKRLAMQYAHRWAMLVARPLDLIATIARPAIWALSHSTNVVVRLFGGNPEAGSEQLSPEELRDLVAGHRGLNAEQRMIITGALEIHERLLRHVLVPRRNVFVVAADATVQEARRVLADSGHSRAPVVRSGHLDDVAGVVHLRELLDDSTTVLEVTRTATIFPDTLRVSDALRQFKATHQQFALVVDERGAVDGIVTLEDLLEEIVGEIYDETDRDIMAVQAEPDGALLLPGTFPVHDLIDLGVEMGDAPDGDYTTIAGLALIALRRIPDQPGDRVELAEWTLEITAVDRHAITEIRLRPKAKRAED is encoded by the coding sequence ATGGACGGTTACTGGCTAAACCTCGCCCTCGTCGCGTTCCTGATCCTGGTCAACGCGTTGTTCGCGGGCAGTGAGATCGCGCTGATCTCCTTGCGGGAAGGGCAGTTGCGGCAGCTCGAACGCCGTGGCGGCCGCACCGCGCGGGTGCTGATCCGGCTCACCAGGGACCCGAACCGGTTCCTGGCCGCGATCCAGCTGGCGATCACCCTCTCCGGCGCGCTGGCCTCGGCCACCGCCGCGGTGACCCTGGCCCAGCCACTGGTCCCGGCACTGAGCTTCGCCGGGGAGGCGGCAGGGCCGCTGGCGGTGGCGCTGGTGACGCTGGTGCTGACCTTCTTCACCCTGGTCTTCGGCGAGCTGGCGCCCAAGCGGCTGGCCATGCAGTACGCGCACCGGTGGGCGATGCTGGTGGCCCGCCCGCTGGACCTGATCGCGACCATCGCGCGCCCGGCGATCTGGGCGCTGAGCCACTCGACCAACGTGGTGGTACGCCTGTTCGGCGGCAACCCGGAAGCCGGGTCCGAGCAGCTCAGCCCCGAGGAACTGCGCGACCTGGTTGCCGGGCACCGCGGCCTCAACGCCGAGCAGCGGATGATCATCACCGGCGCGCTGGAGATCCACGAGCGGCTGCTCCGGCACGTGCTGGTGCCGCGGCGCAACGTCTTCGTGGTCGCCGCCGACGCCACCGTGCAGGAGGCCCGCCGGGTGCTGGCCGACTCCGGGCACTCGCGGGCGCCGGTGGTGCGCTCCGGGCACCTGGACGATGTGGCGGGCGTGGTGCACCTGCGCGAGCTGCTGGATGACAGCACCACCGTGCTGGAGGTGACCCGCACGGCCACGATCTTCCCGGACACCCTGCGCGTCTCCGACGCCCTGCGCCAGTTCAAGGCCACCCACCAGCAGTTCGCCCTGGTGGTCGACGAGCGCGGCGCGGTGGACGGCATCGTGACCCTGGAGGACCTGCTGGAGGAGATCGTCGGGGAGATCTACGACGAGACCGACCGGGACATCATGGCCGTGCAGGCCGAACCGGACGGCGCGCTGCTGCTGCCCGGCACCTTCCCGGTGCACGACCTGATCGACCTGGGTGTGGAGATGGGCGACGCACCCGATGGCGACTACACCACGATCGCCGGCCTGGCCCTGATCGCGTTGCGGCGCATCCCCGACCAGCCGGGCGACCGGGTGGAACTGGCCGAGTGGACGCTGGAGATCACCGCGGTGGACCGGCACGCGATCACCGAGATCCGCTTGCGCCCCAAGGCGAAGCGGGCGGAGGACTGA